The following are from one region of the Candidatus Obscuribacterales bacterium genome:
- a CDS encoding recombinase family protein, translating into MDVIGYARVVPQEGGDEALQHQRDRIESYCKAKQYNLVGFYQEQVSRDIALDERKVLLEAMAASKGKALLIVRLNKISGQKSMVREAVRRITEGGGQLLTVEGSNDPETMESTLQVTMKRE; encoded by the coding sequence ATGGACGTAATTGGATACGCAAGAGTAGTGCCACAAGAAGGCGGAGACGAAGCGCTGCAACACCAACGTGATCGCATTGAATCTTATTGCAAAGCGAAGCAATATAATCTCGTTGGTTTCTACCAAGAGCAAGTAAGTCGCGATATCGCTCTTGATGAACGCAAGGTTCTTTTAGAAGCAATGGCTGCATCAAAAGGGAAAGCTCTTCTCATTGTCAGACTCAACAAGATAAGCGGACAAAAATCCATGGTGCGCGAGGCTGTTCGTCGCATTACAGAGGGCGGTGGTCAACTGTTAACGGTAGAAGGGTCAAATGATCCGGAAACCATGGAATCGACTCTGCAAGTGACCATGAAGCGGGAGTAG